The Benincasa hispida cultivar B227 chromosome 11, ASM972705v1, whole genome shotgun sequence genome has a segment encoding these proteins:
- the LOC120091838 gene encoding small ubiquitin-related modifier 1, protein MSGVTNQEEDKKPTDQSAHINLKVKGQDGNEVFFRIKRSTQLKKLMNAYCDRQSVDLNSIAFLFDGRRLRAEQTPEELEMEDGDEIDAMLHQTGGGGAVI, encoded by the exons ATGTCGGGCGTTACCAATCAAGAAGAAGACAAGAAGCCTACTGATCAATCGGCTCAtatcaacctcaaagtcaaggGCCAG GATGGGAATGAAGTTTTCTTCCGGATCAAAAGGAGTACCCAACTGAAGAAGCTAATGAATGCTTACTGTGACAGGCAGTCGGTTGATTTGAACTCCATTGCATTCTTGTTTGACGGCCGCCGACTGCGTGCAGAGCAGACTCCGGAAGAG CTGGAAATGGAGGATGGAGATGAGATCGATGCAATGCTTCATCAGACTGGAGGTGGAGGTGCTGTTATCTAA